The following are encoded in a window of Candidatus Binataceae bacterium genomic DNA:
- a CDS encoding SDR family NAD(P)-dependent oxidoreductase — MGTVVMTGGTSGLGAVAAQRILGENLRLLLGARSSDRLAEQTLPLDLRKLDQVRIFAAEVERALGNSTIDALILNAGGYARGRTPEGYEMTFVLNHLAHYLLVRLLWERVSPGGTVLLTTSGTHDPAERTVIPPPRHANALWLAKPEIDPHLDQSPRAAAARAYASSKLCVILTARALAARADARARGIGVVAYDPGPTPGTGLVRDQGALVRFAWGPLAAPLRLILRKSNTIEDAGRTLSELALAKTRPPDGRVYAALRRGQLTWPEPSELARRDDLMVSVWNDSAELVGLSA; from the coding sequence ATGGGCACAGTCGTGATGACAGGTGGAACGTCGGGACTCGGGGCAGTAGCGGCGCAACGAATCCTCGGAGAGAACCTGAGACTCCTCCTGGGTGCGCGAAGCAGCGATCGTCTCGCCGAGCAGACCCTCCCTCTCGACCTGAGGAAACTCGACCAGGTGAGGATCTTCGCCGCGGAGGTCGAACGGGCGCTTGGAAACTCCACGATCGACGCACTTATTCTGAACGCCGGCGGCTATGCCCGCGGTCGTACTCCCGAAGGCTATGAGATGACCTTCGTGCTGAATCACTTGGCCCACTACCTGTTGGTCCGCTTGTTATGGGAGCGTGTCAGTCCCGGAGGAACCGTACTGCTCACGACGAGCGGCACCCATGATCCTGCGGAACGTACCGTGATTCCGCCCCCGCGTCACGCGAATGCGCTATGGCTCGCGAAGCCCGAGATCGATCCGCATCTGGATCAATCGCCGAGGGCGGCGGCGGCGCGAGCCTATGCGTCGTCAAAACTCTGCGTGATCCTCACGGCCCGTGCACTCGCGGCGCGCGCCGATGCTCGGGCTCGGGGAATCGGGGTAGTCGCGTACGATCCGGGACCGACTCCGGGCACTGGACTGGTTCGCGACCAGGGCGCGCTTGTCCGATTCGCGTGGGGACCTCTGGCGGCGCCATTACGGCTGATTCTGCGTAAATCAAACACGATAGAGGACGCGGGCCGTACGCTGTCGGAGCTTGCTCTCGCGAAAACACGTCCTCCCGACGGGAGAGTTTATGCGGCGCTTCGACGCGGGCAGCTGACCTGGCCGGAGCCCTCGGAGCTAGCGCGGCGCGACGACCTAATGGTCAGCGTCTGGAACGACAGCGCCGAACTTGTAGGACTGTCGGCGTGA